One region of Mangifera indica cultivar Alphonso chromosome 3, CATAS_Mindica_2.1, whole genome shotgun sequence genomic DNA includes:
- the LOC123211615 gene encoding early nodulin-75-like, protein MSSKYLAVLFLLGIVLFITSSLADNHHDPPKNEHMPPENKSPKHKPPHGHMLVEEVDDSHKPNFPRHGGKGEKQPPQKPHFPGHGGKGEKQPPEHKPPHGHKLEEEVEDSHKPNFPGHGGKGEKEPPQTPNFPGHGGKGEKEPPQTPNFPGHGGKGEKEPRQTPNFPGHGGKGEKEPPQTPNFPGYGGKGEKQPPKKPYFPGHGRKGEKEPPKHKPPTHGEKEPPPYHKPPYKPPSAN, encoded by the coding sequence ATGTCTTCCAAATACTTAGCTGTGTTGTTCCTTCTTGGAATCGTTCTTTTCATCACTTCCTCACTTGCTGATAACCATCACGATCCTCCCAAAAATGAGCATATGCCACCAGAAAATAAATCACCAAAACACAAACCACCACACGGACACATGTTGGTAGAGGAGGTTGACGACTCACACAAGCCCAACTTCCCAAGACATGGTGGAAAGGGAGAGAAGCAACCACCCCAGAAGCCTCATTTCCCAGGACACGGTGGCAAGGGTGAGAAACAACCGCCGGAACACAAGCCACCGCATGGACACAAGTTGGAGGAGGAAGTTGAGGACTCACACAAGCCTAATTTCCCAGGACACGGTGGCAAGGGAGAGAAGGAACCACCCCAAACGCCTAATTTCCCAGGACATGGTGGCAAGGGAGAGAAGGAACCACCCCAAACACCTAATTTCCCAGGACATGGTGGCAAGGGAGAGAAGGAACCACGCCAAACACCTAATTTCCCAGGACATGGTGGCAAGGGAGAGAAGGAACCACCCCAAACACCTAATTTCCCAGGATATGGTGGCAAGGGAGAGAAGCAACCACCCAAGAAACCGTATTTCCCTGGCCACGGTCGCAAGGGCGAGAAGGAGCCACCTAAGCACAAGCCACCAACTCATGGAGAGAAGGAACCACCACCCTACCACAAGCCACCCTATAAGCCTCCATCAGCCAATTGA